In the genome of Oncorhynchus mykiss isolate Arlee chromosome 18, USDA_OmykA_1.1, whole genome shotgun sequence, one region contains:
- the LOC110495495 gene encoding target of Nesh-SH3 isoform X19 — protein MLLRVPLLLLSGSILLNCIPAQRIRVRRQNMKVRINATGDTIVMKFVRPNPDTKLEGYILGYGSSMFSKQFIQLPENGEPYETEIDAEPKYLVAVQPIPSNDVKKQCTGKVNLEKPLHLVIGSVTPTSVLLSWGTFLKTPYEAGNIMNGCLEDGHYTVRYRERNRKWIYQTCPTSDTVVDNLKPDTPYEFGVRSNKDERSGIWSKPVIHKTNMGAGLDKSVQKPYKHRTPIVKPMKPPMSRALFPPRPAIHNKTQPRLPLTKNQGFPGAPKTSFGSRPSIPVNKKTNLVGKPGDMNKLNVLKQTDKASILKKFPSVTTKPAKQDRRHTTTTAPSVNDIWFETWENSSLFSSLPASDVDALGKKRFVAPHVVYKTDKKPDEPCSITTSLSYFPEEEGGETNVTAPPKSPPYNLTVVTVEGCPSFIILDWEKTDNDTTEYEVISTTKGPDGTQVSILTTNQTHTAVENLKPESSYEFKVKPKNELGEGPPSEPVSFNTESADPRVSENVSGKDAIWTQFPFKTDSYSECNGKQYVKRTWYRKFVGIQLCNSLRYKIYLSDSLNGKFYNIGDQTGHGEDHCQFVDSFLDGRTGNQVRADQLPAREGYYRAMRQEPVNFGQIGGNSHVTYVSWYECGTAIPGKW, from the exons TGAGAAGACAGAACATGAAGGTTCGCATCAACGCTACGGGCGACACCATCGTGATGAAGTTTGTCCGGCCCAACCCTGACACCAAGCTGGAGGGCTACATCCTGGGCTACGGCAGCAGCATGTTCTCTAAACAGTTCATCCAGCTGCCTGAGAATGGAGAGCCCTACGAGACTGAGATAG ACGCTGAACCCAAGTATCTTGTTGCTGTCCAGCCAATCCCGAGCAACGACGTAAAGAAACAATGCACAG GGAAGGTCAACCTGGAGAAGCCACTCCACCTGGTTATTGGCTCCGTCACCCCAACctctgtgctgctgtcctggggaaCCTTCCTGAAGACGCCCTACGAAGCAGGCAACATCATGAACGGCTGTTTGGAAGACGG ACACTACACCGTCCGctacagggagaggaacaggaagtgGATCTACCAGACCTGCCCAACCAGCGACACTGTGGTTGACAACCTGAAGCCCGACACCCCATATGAGTTTGGGGTCCGCTCCAACAAAGACGAACGCAGCGGAATCTGGAGCAAGCCTGTCATTCACAAAACCAACATGGgcgcagggttgg ACAAAAGCGTCCAGAAACCCTACAAGCACCGGACCCCTATTGTGAAGCCAATG AAACCACCCATGTCCCGTGCACTTTTCCCACCTCGTCCAG CTATTCACAATAAGACTCAGCCTAGACTCCCTCTGACCAAAAACCAAGGTTTCCCAGGAGCTCCCAAGACATCTTTTG GATCTCGTCCCTCCATTCCTGTCAACAAAAAGACCAACCTGGTTGGCAAACCTGGTGATATGA ACAAGCTGAATGTCTTGAAGCAAACAGACAAGGCCTCCATTTTGAAGAAGTTTCCATCAGTGACGACTAAACCTGCCAAGCAAGACCGCAGACACACAACAACGACTGCACCATCAGTCAACG ACATCTGGTTTGAAACCTGGGAGAACTCCTCATTATTCAGCTCCCTACCAGCCTCTGACGTGGACGCATTGGGAAAGAAACGTTTCGTTG CACCCCATGTAGTCTACAAGACGGACAAGAAACCAGACGAGCCTTGTTCCATCACCACCTCTCTCAGCTACTTCCCAGAGGAGGAGGGCGGGGAGACAAACGTGACAGCCCCGCCCAAGTCTCCGCCCTACAACCTCACCGTGGTAACGGTGGAGGGATGCCCCTCCTTCATCATTCTAGACTGGGAAAAGACAGACAACGACACCACAG AATATGAGGTCATCTCCACGACGAAGGGACCAGATGGTACTCAGGTCTCCATCCTGACCACCAACCAGACTCACACTGCAGTAGAGAACCTCAAACCCGAGAGcag CTACGAGTTCAAGGTGAAACCCAAGAACGAGCTTGGAGAGGGGCCACCCAGTGAGCCTGTGTCCTTCAACACTGAATCAG CGGACCCACGTGTGAGTGAGAATGTCTCAG GAAAAGATGCCATCTGGACCCAGTTCCCCTTCAAGACAGACTCATACTCGGAGTGCAATGGCAAGCAGTATGTAAAAAGGACCTGGTACCGCAAGTTTGTGGGCATCCAGCTCTGCAACTCCCTCCGATACAAGATATATCTGAGTGATTCTCTCAATG GTAAATTTTACAACATTGGGGACCAGACTGGCCATGGTGAGGACCACTGTCAGTTTGTAGACTCGTTCCTGGATGGAAGGACAGGAAACCAAGTCAGGGCTGACCAGCTGCCAGCAAGAGAAG ggtattacaggGCTATGAGACAAGAGCCGGTCAACTTTGGTCAGATAGGAGGGAACTCTCACGTCACCTACGTGTCATGGTATGAGTGTGGAACGGCCATTCCTGGCAAATGGTAG
- the LOC110495495 gene encoding target of Nesh-SH3 isoform X9, protein MLLRVPLLLLSGSILLNCIPAQRIRVRRQNMKVRINATGDTIVMKFVRPNPDTKLEGYILGYGSSMFSKQFIQLPENGEPYETEIDAEPKYLVAVQPIPSNDVKKQCTGKVNLEKPLHLVIGSVTPTSVLLSWGTFLKTPYEAGNIMNGCLEDGHYTVRYRERNRKWIYQTCPTSDTVVDNLKPDTPYEFGVRSNKDERSGIWSKPVIHKTNMGAGLDKSVQKPYKHRTPIVKPMKPPMSRALFPPRPAIHNKTQPRLPLTKNQGFPGAPKTSFAPPERHLESRPDPRSNEPQWPQFPLDGGNSIRNASSHLVDLPPAPPQLLPTKTPSTSSATPVLNNPSPHGEKQQGKTQPRGPTSATVKPHNPSSGQGSQRNLKPHGPAITLIGRTMKSPAATNPLFPFTDGSRQDSPSSSSSLLRRANNSSQTSRTPGANGKHHKGTGLPKPVVWNRLRMANTNNSLLEDINPDVLGRSGFSSIEDQFYGSRPSIPVNKKTNLVGKPGDMNKLNVLKQTDKASILKKFPSVTTKPAKQDRRHTTTTAPSVNDIWFETWENSSLFSSLPASDVDALGKKRFVAPHVVYKTDKKPDEPCSITTSLSYFPEEEGGETNVTAPPKSPPYNLTVVTVEGCPSFIILDWEKTDNDTTEYEVISTTKGPDGTQVSILTTNQTHTAVENLKPESSYEFKVKPKNELGEGPPSEPVSFNTESADPRVSENVSGKDAIWTQFPFKTDSYSECNGKQYVKRTWYRKFVGIQLCNSLRYKIYLSDSLNGKFYNIGDQTGHGEDHCQFVDSFLDGRTGNQVRADQLPAREGYYRAMRQEPVNFGQIGGNSHVTYVSWYECGTAIPGKW, encoded by the exons TGAGAAGACAGAACATGAAGGTTCGCATCAACGCTACGGGCGACACCATCGTGATGAAGTTTGTCCGGCCCAACCCTGACACCAAGCTGGAGGGCTACATCCTGGGCTACGGCAGCAGCATGTTCTCTAAACAGTTCATCCAGCTGCCTGAGAATGGAGAGCCCTACGAGACTGAGATAG ACGCTGAACCCAAGTATCTTGTTGCTGTCCAGCCAATCCCGAGCAACGACGTAAAGAAACAATGCACAG GGAAGGTCAACCTGGAGAAGCCACTCCACCTGGTTATTGGCTCCGTCACCCCAACctctgtgctgctgtcctggggaaCCTTCCTGAAGACGCCCTACGAAGCAGGCAACATCATGAACGGCTGTTTGGAAGACGG ACACTACACCGTCCGctacagggagaggaacaggaagtgGATCTACCAGACCTGCCCAACCAGCGACACTGTGGTTGACAACCTGAAGCCCGACACCCCATATGAGTTTGGGGTCCGCTCCAACAAAGACGAACGCAGCGGAATCTGGAGCAAGCCTGTCATTCACAAAACCAACATGGgcgcagggttgg ACAAAAGCGTCCAGAAACCCTACAAGCACCGGACCCCTATTGTGAAGCCAATG AAACCACCCATGTCCCGTGCACTTTTCCCACCTCGTCCAG CTATTCACAATAAGACTCAGCCTAGACTCCCTCTGACCAAAAACCAAGGTTTCCCAGGAGCTCCCAAGACATCTTTTG CACCACCAGAGAGACACCTGGAATCTAGACCTGACCCCCGCTCCAATGAGCCTCAatggccacagttcccactgg ACGGAGGAAACAGTATTAGAAATGCTTCCTCTCATCTCGTGGACCTCCCTCCTGCCCCCCCCCAACTCCTGCCCACCAAAACCCCCAGTACCTCCTCTGCCACCCCTGTCCTTAACAACCCCTCTCCACACGGTGAAAAGCAACAGGGAAAGACCCAACCCAGGGGACCTACTAGCGCCACAGTGAAGCCACATAACCCTTCCTCTG GTCAAGGCAGCCAGAGAAATTTGAAACCCCATGGCCCGGCCATCACACTGATAGGCAGGACCATGAAGTCTCCTGCTGCCAccaaccctctctttcccttcacTGATGGCTCAAGACAAGattccccttcctcttcctcatcccttCTTCGTAGGGCTAATAACTCATCACAGACCTCCAGGACACCAGGGG CCAATGGTAAGCATCACAAAGGAACCGGCCTCCCCAAACCAGTCGTTTGGAACAGACTGAGAATGG CAAACACAAACAACTCGCTGTTGGAGGACATAAACCCTGATGTTTTGGGCCGTTCAGGTTTCTCTTCCATTGAGGACCAATTCTATG GATCTCGTCCCTCCATTCCTGTCAACAAAAAGACCAACCTGGTTGGCAAACCTGGTGATATGA ACAAGCTGAATGTCTTGAAGCAAACAGACAAGGCCTCCATTTTGAAGAAGTTTCCATCAGTGACGACTAAACCTGCCAAGCAAGACCGCAGACACACAACAACGACTGCACCATCAGTCAACG ACATCTGGTTTGAAACCTGGGAGAACTCCTCATTATTCAGCTCCCTACCAGCCTCTGACGTGGACGCATTGGGAAAGAAACGTTTCGTTG CACCCCATGTAGTCTACAAGACGGACAAGAAACCAGACGAGCCTTGTTCCATCACCACCTCTCTCAGCTACTTCCCAGAGGAGGAGGGCGGGGAGACAAACGTGACAGCCCCGCCCAAGTCTCCGCCCTACAACCTCACCGTGGTAACGGTGGAGGGATGCCCCTCCTTCATCATTCTAGACTGGGAAAAGACAGACAACGACACCACAG AATATGAGGTCATCTCCACGACGAAGGGACCAGATGGTACTCAGGTCTCCATCCTGACCACCAACCAGACTCACACTGCAGTAGAGAACCTCAAACCCGAGAGcag CTACGAGTTCAAGGTGAAACCCAAGAACGAGCTTGGAGAGGGGCCACCCAGTGAGCCTGTGTCCTTCAACACTGAATCAG CGGACCCACGTGTGAGTGAGAATGTCTCAG GAAAAGATGCCATCTGGACCCAGTTCCCCTTCAAGACAGACTCATACTCGGAGTGCAATGGCAAGCAGTATGTAAAAAGGACCTGGTACCGCAAGTTTGTGGGCATCCAGCTCTGCAACTCCCTCCGATACAAGATATATCTGAGTGATTCTCTCAATG GTAAATTTTACAACATTGGGGACCAGACTGGCCATGGTGAGGACCACTGTCAGTTTGTAGACTCGTTCCTGGATGGAAGGACAGGAAACCAAGTCAGGGCTGACCAGCTGCCAGCAAGAGAAG ggtattacaggGCTATGAGACAAGAGCCGGTCAACTTTGGTCAGATAGGAGGGAACTCTCACGTCACCTACGTGTCATGGTATGAGTGTGGAACGGCCATTCCTGGCAAATGGTAG
- the LOC110495495 gene encoding target of Nesh-SH3 isoform X7, with product MLLRVPLLLLSGSILLNCIPAQRIRVRRQNMKVRINATGDTIVMKFVRPNPDTKLEGYILGYGSSMFSKQFIQLPENGEPYETEIDAEPKYLVAVQPIPSNDVKKQCTGKVNLEKPLHLVIGSVTPTSVLLSWGTFLKTPYEAGNIMNGCLEDGHYTVRYRERNRKWIYQTCPTSDTVVDNLKPDTPYEFGVRSNKDERSGIWSKPVIHKTNMGAGLDKSVQKPYKHRTPIVKPMKPPMSRALFPPRPAIHNKTQPRLPLTKNQGFPGAPKTSFAPPERHLESRPDPRSNEPQWPQFPLDGGNSIRNASSHLVDLPPAPPQLLPTKTPSTSSATPVLNNPSPHGEKQQGKTQPRGPTSATVKPHNPSSALSETQKGASLLTPALGSEKVNNNNLGQGNQRNLKPHGPAITLIARTMKSPAATNPLFPFTDGSRQDTPSSSSSSSSSSSSSLLHRSNNSSQTSGTPRANGKHHKGTGLPKPVVWNRLRMGSRPSIPVNKKTNLVGKPGDMNKLNVLKQTDKASILKKFPSVTTKPAKQDRRHTTTTAPSVNDIWFETWENSSLFSSLPASDVDALGKKRFVAPHVVYKTDKKPDEPCSITTSLSYFPEEEGGETNVTAPPKSPPYNLTVVTVEGCPSFIILDWEKTDNDTTEYEVISTTKGPDGTQVSILTTNQTHTAVENLKPESSYEFKVKPKNELGEGPPSEPVSFNTESADPRVSENVSGKDAIWTQFPFKTDSYSECNGKQYVKRTWYRKFVGIQLCNSLRYKIYLSDSLNGKFYNIGDQTGHGEDHCQFVDSFLDGRTGNQVRADQLPAREGYYRAMRQEPVNFGQIGGNSHVTYVSWYECGTAIPGKW from the exons TGAGAAGACAGAACATGAAGGTTCGCATCAACGCTACGGGCGACACCATCGTGATGAAGTTTGTCCGGCCCAACCCTGACACCAAGCTGGAGGGCTACATCCTGGGCTACGGCAGCAGCATGTTCTCTAAACAGTTCATCCAGCTGCCTGAGAATGGAGAGCCCTACGAGACTGAGATAG ACGCTGAACCCAAGTATCTTGTTGCTGTCCAGCCAATCCCGAGCAACGACGTAAAGAAACAATGCACAG GGAAGGTCAACCTGGAGAAGCCACTCCACCTGGTTATTGGCTCCGTCACCCCAACctctgtgctgctgtcctggggaaCCTTCCTGAAGACGCCCTACGAAGCAGGCAACATCATGAACGGCTGTTTGGAAGACGG ACACTACACCGTCCGctacagggagaggaacaggaagtgGATCTACCAGACCTGCCCAACCAGCGACACTGTGGTTGACAACCTGAAGCCCGACACCCCATATGAGTTTGGGGTCCGCTCCAACAAAGACGAACGCAGCGGAATCTGGAGCAAGCCTGTCATTCACAAAACCAACATGGgcgcagggttgg ACAAAAGCGTCCAGAAACCCTACAAGCACCGGACCCCTATTGTGAAGCCAATG AAACCACCCATGTCCCGTGCACTTTTCCCACCTCGTCCAG CTATTCACAATAAGACTCAGCCTAGACTCCCTCTGACCAAAAACCAAGGTTTCCCAGGAGCTCCCAAGACATCTTTTG CACCACCAGAGAGACACCTGGAATCTAGACCTGACCCCCGCTCCAATGAGCCTCAatggccacagttcccactgg ACGGAGGAAACAGTATTAGAAATGCTTCCTCTCATCTCGTGGACCTCCCTCCTGCCCCCCCCCAACTCCTGCCCACCAAAACCCCCAGTACCTCCTCTGCCACCCCTGTCCTTAACAACCCCTCTCCACACGGTGAAAAGCAACAGGGAAAGACCCAACCCAGGGGACCTACTAGCGCCACAGTGAAGCCACATAACCCTTCCTCTG CTCTCAGCGAAACACAGAAAGGAGCATCACTGCTAACCCCCGCCCTGGGCAGTGAGAAAGTCAATAATAACAACTTGG GTCAAGGCAACCAGAGAAATTTGAAACCCCATGGCCCGGCCATCACACTGATAGCCAGGACCATGAAGTCTCCTGCTGCCACaaaccctctctttcccttcacTGATGGCTCAAGACAAGAtaccccatcctcctcctcctcttcttcctcatcctcctcctcatcccttctTCACAGGTCTAATAACTCATCACAGACCTCCGGAACACCAAGGG CCAATGGTAAGCATCACAAAGGAACCGGCCTCCCCAAACCAGTCGTTTGGAACAGACTGAGAATGG GATCTCGTCCCTCCATTCCTGTCAACAAAAAGACCAACCTGGTTGGCAAACCTGGTGATATGA ACAAGCTGAATGTCTTGAAGCAAACAGACAAGGCCTCCATTTTGAAGAAGTTTCCATCAGTGACGACTAAACCTGCCAAGCAAGACCGCAGACACACAACAACGACTGCACCATCAGTCAACG ACATCTGGTTTGAAACCTGGGAGAACTCCTCATTATTCAGCTCCCTACCAGCCTCTGACGTGGACGCATTGGGAAAGAAACGTTTCGTTG CACCCCATGTAGTCTACAAGACGGACAAGAAACCAGACGAGCCTTGTTCCATCACCACCTCTCTCAGCTACTTCCCAGAGGAGGAGGGCGGGGAGACAAACGTGACAGCCCCGCCCAAGTCTCCGCCCTACAACCTCACCGTGGTAACGGTGGAGGGATGCCCCTCCTTCATCATTCTAGACTGGGAAAAGACAGACAACGACACCACAG AATATGAGGTCATCTCCACGACGAAGGGACCAGATGGTACTCAGGTCTCCATCCTGACCACCAACCAGACTCACACTGCAGTAGAGAACCTCAAACCCGAGAGcag CTACGAGTTCAAGGTGAAACCCAAGAACGAGCTTGGAGAGGGGCCACCCAGTGAGCCTGTGTCCTTCAACACTGAATCAG CGGACCCACGTGTGAGTGAGAATGTCTCAG GAAAAGATGCCATCTGGACCCAGTTCCCCTTCAAGACAGACTCATACTCGGAGTGCAATGGCAAGCAGTATGTAAAAAGGACCTGGTACCGCAAGTTTGTGGGCATCCAGCTCTGCAACTCCCTCCGATACAAGATATATCTGAGTGATTCTCTCAATG GTAAATTTTACAACATTGGGGACCAGACTGGCCATGGTGAGGACCACTGTCAGTTTGTAGACTCGTTCCTGGATGGAAGGACAGGAAACCAAGTCAGGGCTGACCAGCTGCCAGCAAGAGAAG ggtattacaggGCTATGAGACAAGAGCCGGTCAACTTTGGTCAGATAGGAGGGAACTCTCACGTCACCTACGTGTCATGGTATGAGTGTGGAACGGCCATTCCTGGCAAATGGTAG
- the LOC110495495 gene encoding target of Nesh-SH3 isoform X11, which translates to MLLRVPLLLLSGSILLNCIPAQRIRVRRQNMKVRINATGDTIVMKFVRPNPDTKLEGYILGYGSSMFSKQFIQLPENGEPYETEIDAEPKYLVAVQPIPSNDVKKQCTGKVNLEKPLHLVIGSVTPTSVLLSWGTFLKTPYEAGNIMNGCLEDGHYTVRYRERNRKWIYQTCPTSDTVVDNLKPDTPYEFGVRSNKDERSGIWSKPVIHKTNMGAGLDKSVQKPYKHRTPIVKPMKPPMSRALFPPRPAIHNKTQPRLPLTKNQGFPGAPKTSFAPPERHLESRPDPRSNEPQWPQFPLDGGNSIRNASSHLVDLPPAPPQLLPTKTPSTSSATPVLNNPSPHGEKQQGKTQPRGPTSATVKPHNPSSANGKHHKGTGLPKPVVWNRLRMANTNNSLLEDINPDVLGRSGFSSIEDQFYGSRPSIPVNKKTNLVGKPGDMNKLNVLKQTDKASILKKFPSVTTKPAKQDRRHTTTTAPSVNDIWFETWENSSLFSSLPASDVDALGKKRFVAPHVVYKTDKKPDEPCSITTSLSYFPEEEGGETNVTAPPKSPPYNLTVVTVEGCPSFIILDWEKTDNDTTEYEVISTTKGPDGTQVSILTTNQTHTAVENLKPESSYEFKVKPKNELGEGPPSEPVSFNTESADPRVSENVSGKDAIWTQFPFKTDSYSECNGKQYVKRTWYRKFVGIQLCNSLRYKIYLSDSLNGKFYNIGDQTGHGEDHCQFVDSFLDGRTGNQVRADQLPAREGYYRAMRQEPVNFGQIGGNSHVTYVSWYECGTAIPGKW; encoded by the exons TGAGAAGACAGAACATGAAGGTTCGCATCAACGCTACGGGCGACACCATCGTGATGAAGTTTGTCCGGCCCAACCCTGACACCAAGCTGGAGGGCTACATCCTGGGCTACGGCAGCAGCATGTTCTCTAAACAGTTCATCCAGCTGCCTGAGAATGGAGAGCCCTACGAGACTGAGATAG ACGCTGAACCCAAGTATCTTGTTGCTGTCCAGCCAATCCCGAGCAACGACGTAAAGAAACAATGCACAG GGAAGGTCAACCTGGAGAAGCCACTCCACCTGGTTATTGGCTCCGTCACCCCAACctctgtgctgctgtcctggggaaCCTTCCTGAAGACGCCCTACGAAGCAGGCAACATCATGAACGGCTGTTTGGAAGACGG ACACTACACCGTCCGctacagggagaggaacaggaagtgGATCTACCAGACCTGCCCAACCAGCGACACTGTGGTTGACAACCTGAAGCCCGACACCCCATATGAGTTTGGGGTCCGCTCCAACAAAGACGAACGCAGCGGAATCTGGAGCAAGCCTGTCATTCACAAAACCAACATGGgcgcagggttgg ACAAAAGCGTCCAGAAACCCTACAAGCACCGGACCCCTATTGTGAAGCCAATG AAACCACCCATGTCCCGTGCACTTTTCCCACCTCGTCCAG CTATTCACAATAAGACTCAGCCTAGACTCCCTCTGACCAAAAACCAAGGTTTCCCAGGAGCTCCCAAGACATCTTTTG CACCACCAGAGAGACACCTGGAATCTAGACCTGACCCCCGCTCCAATGAGCCTCAatggccacagttcccactgg ACGGAGGAAACAGTATTAGAAATGCTTCCTCTCATCTCGTGGACCTCCCTCCTGCCCCCCCCCAACTCCTGCCCACCAAAACCCCCAGTACCTCCTCTGCCACCCCTGTCCTTAACAACCCCTCTCCACACGGTGAAAAGCAACAGGGAAAGACCCAACCCAGGGGACCTACTAGCGCCACAGTGAAGCCACATAACCCTTCCTCTG CCAATGGTAAGCATCACAAAGGAACCGGCCTCCCCAAACCAGTCGTTTGGAACAGACTGAGAATGG CAAACACAAACAACTCGCTGTTGGAGGACATAAACCCTGATGTTTTGGGCCGTTCAGGTTTCTCTTCCATTGAGGACCAATTCTATG GATCTCGTCCCTCCATTCCTGTCAACAAAAAGACCAACCTGGTTGGCAAACCTGGTGATATGA ACAAGCTGAATGTCTTGAAGCAAACAGACAAGGCCTCCATTTTGAAGAAGTTTCCATCAGTGACGACTAAACCTGCCAAGCAAGACCGCAGACACACAACAACGACTGCACCATCAGTCAACG ACATCTGGTTTGAAACCTGGGAGAACTCCTCATTATTCAGCTCCCTACCAGCCTCTGACGTGGACGCATTGGGAAAGAAACGTTTCGTTG CACCCCATGTAGTCTACAAGACGGACAAGAAACCAGACGAGCCTTGTTCCATCACCACCTCTCTCAGCTACTTCCCAGAGGAGGAGGGCGGGGAGACAAACGTGACAGCCCCGCCCAAGTCTCCGCCCTACAACCTCACCGTGGTAACGGTGGAGGGATGCCCCTCCTTCATCATTCTAGACTGGGAAAAGACAGACAACGACACCACAG AATATGAGGTCATCTCCACGACGAAGGGACCAGATGGTACTCAGGTCTCCATCCTGACCACCAACCAGACTCACACTGCAGTAGAGAACCTCAAACCCGAGAGcag CTACGAGTTCAAGGTGAAACCCAAGAACGAGCTTGGAGAGGGGCCACCCAGTGAGCCTGTGTCCTTCAACACTGAATCAG CGGACCCACGTGTGAGTGAGAATGTCTCAG GAAAAGATGCCATCTGGACCCAGTTCCCCTTCAAGACAGACTCATACTCGGAGTGCAATGGCAAGCAGTATGTAAAAAGGACCTGGTACCGCAAGTTTGTGGGCATCCAGCTCTGCAACTCCCTCCGATACAAGATATATCTGAGTGATTCTCTCAATG GTAAATTTTACAACATTGGGGACCAGACTGGCCATGGTGAGGACCACTGTCAGTTTGTAGACTCGTTCCTGGATGGAAGGACAGGAAACCAAGTCAGGGCTGACCAGCTGCCAGCAAGAGAAG ggtattacaggGCTATGAGACAAGAGCCGGTCAACTTTGGTCAGATAGGAGGGAACTCTCACGTCACCTACGTGTCATGGTATGAGTGTGGAACGGCCATTCCTGGCAAATGGTAG